In a genomic window of Gossypium arboreum isolate Shixiya-1 chromosome 9, ASM2569848v2, whole genome shotgun sequence:
- the LOC108453609 gene encoding DNA (cytosine-5)-methyltransferase DRM1-like: MDQNGSGGDADNFDWDTEDELEIDNYAIASRSGVSLTNGEAVLGTAEVSSSADSPNSKLIDHFVGMGFSQELVTKAIEENGEENSNLILEALLQYSASSLASSSNSKLIDHFVGMGFSEEMVLKAVQENGEGNTDTILETLLTYSALEKSAPVQQHADSDDFSSDYEGNFLDDFTDIDSSSDTEEIINPGSDEESKLLYLTKMGYSEAEASVAMERCGPDSSIAELTDFICAAQMAKAADALFPVEDRKPFCNGSNYNKRRNLGYDLWKRKKQMKLEKKLLNEVDDALHLPNPMIGFGVPTEPDLITQRTLPEAAVGPPYFYYENVALAPKGVWSTISRFLYDVEPEFVDSKFFCAAARKRGYIHNLPIENRFPLLPFPPRTIHEAFPLTRKWWPSWDPRTKLNCIQTCTASARLTERIRKALEAYDGEPPLNVQKYVLDECRKWNLVWVGRNKVAPLEADEVEMLLGFPKNHTRGGGMSRTDRYKSLGNSFQVDTVAYHLSVLKDMFPGGINLLSLFSGIGGAEVALHRLGIPLKNVVSVEISEVNRNIVRGWWEQTNQRGTLIDIADVQELNGDRLEQLMSRFGGFDLVVGGSPCNNLAGSNRHHRDGLEGKESSLFFDYCRILDLVRCMQRNQ; the protein is encoded by the exons ATG GATCAAAATGGTTCTGGTGGTGATGCTGATAATTTTGACTGGGATACCGAAGATGAGCTGGAAATTGATAATTATGCAATCGCCTCTCGCTCAGGAGTGTCACTTACCAATGGGGAAGCTGTTTTAGGCACAGCAGAG GTGAGCTCGTCTGCAGATTCTCCTAATTCCAAGTTAATTGACCATTTTGTTGGGATGGGGTTCTCCCAGGAACTTGTTACGAAAGCAATTGAGGAAAATG GAGAGGAGAATTCAAATTTGATACTTGAAGCTCTTCTTCAGTACTCT GCAAGCTCGTTGGCTAGTTCTTCCAATTCCAAGTTGATTGATCATTTTGTTGGGATGGGATTCTCTGAAGAAATGGTTCTCAAAGCGGTTCAAGAAAATG GAGAGGGGAATACAGATACCATATTGGAGACTCTATTGACATATTCG GCTCTTGAAAAGTCTGCTCCTGTGCAACAACATGCTGATTCTGATGACTTCTCGTCAGATTATGAAGGGAATTTTTTGGATGATTTCACAGATATTGATAGTTCTTCTGATACCGAG GAAATAATTAATCCTGGTTCTGACGAGGAGAGTAAATTGTTGTACTTGACAAAAATGGGGTACTCAGAGGCTGAGGCTTCAGTAGCCATGGAGAGATGTG GTCCAGACTCATCAATTGCAGAGCTGACAGACTTTATATGTGCTGCTCAAATGGCTAAGGCTGCTGATGCACTTTTCCCTGTTGAAGACAGG AAGCCATTCTGCAACGGCTCTAATTACAATAAAAGGCGAAACTTGGGCTATGATTTGTGGAAAAGGAAGAAGCAGATGAAGCTTGAAAAGAAGCTTCTTAATGAAGTTGATGATGCCCTTCATCTTCCTAATCCTATGATTGGTTTTGGGGTCCCAACTGAACCAGATCTGATAACTCAAAGAACACTTCCAGAAGCTGCTGTTGGGCCTCCTTATTTCTACTATGAGAATGTGGCACTTGCTCCAAAAGGCGTTTGGAGCACCATTTCACGGTTCTTATATGATGTGGAACCAGAGTTTGTTGATTCCAAGTTTTTTTGTGCTGCTGCTCGGAAAAGGGGCTATATTCATAATCTGCCAATTGAGAACAGATTTCCCCTTCTTCCATTTCCTCCACGCACCATACATGAAGCTTTTCCGTTGACAAGGAAATGGTGGCCTTCCTGGGACCCAAGAACAAAATTGAACTGCATACAAACATGTACAGCGAGTGCGAGATTGACAGAAAGGATCCGCAAGGCTCTTGAAGCTTATGATGGTGAGCCACCTTTGAATGTCCAGAAATACGTTCTTGATGAGTGCAGAAAGTGGAATCTAGTATGGGTTGGAAGGAATAAGGTTGCTCCACTTGAAGCTGATGAGGTGGAAATGCTTCTGGGTTTCCCTAAAAACCATACACGAGGAGGAGGAATGAGTCGGACAGATAGGTATAAATCACTTGGCAATTCATTCCAG GTCGACACAGTGGCTTATCATCTTTCAGTTTTAAAAGACATGTTCCCTGGTGGTATCAATCTTCTCTCTCTTTTCTCTGGGATTGGTGGTGCCGAGGTTGCCCTCCACCGGCTTGGAATACCCCTGAAGAATGTTGTATCAGTTGAAATATCGGAGGTGAATAGAAACATAGTAAGGGGTTGGTGGGAGCAAACGAATCAGCGGGGGACTTTGATCGATATAGCAGATGTGCAAGAACTGAATGGTGATCGATTGGAGCAATTGATGAGTAGATTTGGTGGATTTGACCTTGTTGTGGGTGGCAGCCCATGTAACAACCTTGCGGGTAGCAACAGACATCATCGAGATGGACTCGAGGGTAAAGAATCTTCTCTCTTCTTCGATTATTGTCGTATATTAGATTTGGTTAGATGCATGCAAAGGAACCAATGA